Proteins encoded by one window of Ramlibacter tataouinensis:
- a CDS encoding ketopantoate reductase family protein, which produces MRVAVMGAGAVGCYYGGMLARAGHEVALIARPVHAEAIERDGLRMETRSFDERVRLAAGSDASAVRGADLVLFCVKSMDTESAGAQIAPHLERDALVLCLQNGVDNADRLRAVLPGHSVAAAVVYVATEMAGPGHVRHHGRGELVIEPAARSAEAAQALAAAGIPAEISDNVRGALWAKLILNCAYNAVSAIAQRPYGENVRGEGIQKVMRDVVDECLAVATADGVQLPGDIDAAVRRIAETMPAQFSSTAQDLARGKPSEIDYLNGLVMRRGQALGIATPVNRVLWALVKLIEGKR; this is translated from the coding sequence TTGCGCGTGGCGGTGATGGGGGCGGGGGCGGTCGGCTGCTACTACGGCGGCATGCTGGCCCGCGCCGGGCACGAGGTGGCGCTGATCGCGCGTCCGGTTCACGCCGAGGCGATCGAGCGCGATGGCCTGCGCATGGAAACACGCAGCTTCGACGAGCGCGTGCGGCTGGCTGCAGGCAGCGATGCTTCGGCGGTGCGCGGCGCGGACCTGGTGCTGTTCTGCGTGAAGTCGATGGACACCGAGTCGGCGGGCGCGCAGATCGCGCCGCACCTCGAACGCGACGCCCTGGTGCTGTGCCTGCAGAACGGCGTGGACAACGCCGATCGCCTGCGCGCGGTGCTGCCGGGCCACTCGGTCGCTGCGGCGGTGGTCTATGTGGCGACGGAGATGGCCGGCCCGGGGCACGTCCGGCACCACGGCCGGGGCGAACTGGTGATCGAGCCGGCCGCGCGAAGCGCCGAAGCGGCGCAGGCCCTGGCGGCCGCCGGCATTCCCGCCGAGATCTCGGACAACGTGCGGGGCGCCCTCTGGGCCAAGCTGATCCTGAACTGCGCCTACAACGCGGTGTCGGCGATTGCCCAGCGGCCCTACGGCGAGAACGTGCGCGGCGAGGGCATCCAGAAAGTGATGCGCGACGTGGTGGATGAATGCCTGGCCGTGGCGACGGCCGACGGTGTGCAGCTGCCCGGCGACATCGACGCCGCGGTGCGCCGCATCGCCGAGACCATGCCCGCCCAGTTCTCGTCGACCGCACAGGACCTCGCCCGCGGCAAGCCCAGCGAGATCGACTACCTCAATGGCCTGGTGATGCGGCGTGGGCAGGCGCTGGGCATTGCGACGCCGGTCAACCGGGTGCTGTGGGCCCTGGTGAAGCTGATCGAGGGCAAGCGGTAA
- a CDS encoding DUF192 domain-containing protein — MKALIAAIALGAAAAAAAQEPQTDLPRVHLAAGMHQIDAQLARSPDERATGLMWRRQMPQHEGMLFVFAQPSVQCFWMKNTLLPLSAAFLDDDGTVVNIADMQPQSLDSHCSARPVRYVLEMNQGWFAKRGVKAGSKLTGQPFQK; from the coding sequence ATGAAAGCCCTGATTGCAGCCATCGCGCTGGGGGCCGCCGCCGCGGCCGCCGCGCAGGAGCCCCAGACCGACCTGCCGCGCGTGCACCTGGCCGCCGGCATGCACCAGATCGACGCCCAGCTCGCGCGCAGCCCCGACGAGCGCGCCACCGGTCTGATGTGGCGCCGCCAGATGCCCCAGCACGAAGGCATGCTGTTCGTGTTCGCTCAGCCCTCGGTCCAGTGCTTCTGGATGAAGAACACCCTGCTGCCCCTGTCGGCCGCCTTCCTGGACGATGACGGCACGGTCGTCAACATCGCCGACATGCAGCCGCAGTCGCTCGACTCCCACTGCTCCGCGCGCCCCGTGCGCTACGTGCTCGAGATGAACCAGGGCTGGTTCGCCAAGCGCGGCGTCAAGGCTGGGTCAAAGCTAACCGGCCAGCCTTTCCAGAAATAG
- a CDS encoding EVE domain-containing protein → MKHYWLMKSEPDEASVDDFLAAPGATLPWTGVRNYQARNFMRDTMRIDDGVLFYHSSCAEPGIVGLARVASAPYPDPTQFDPTSPYHDEASRPDAPRWMLVDVQVLEKTRNLTLPEMRGIPELADMLVLKKGNRLSITPVEPQHWRLVTKLLGP, encoded by the coding sequence ATGAAGCACTACTGGCTGATGAAGTCCGAGCCCGACGAGGCCTCGGTGGACGATTTCCTGGCGGCGCCCGGTGCAACCCTGCCCTGGACCGGGGTGCGCAACTACCAGGCGCGCAACTTCATGCGCGACACCATGCGCATCGACGACGGCGTCCTGTTCTATCACTCCAGCTGCGCCGAGCCGGGCATCGTCGGCCTCGCGCGGGTGGCGTCGGCGCCCTACCCCGACCCCACCCAGTTCGACCCGACGTCGCCCTACCACGACGAAGCCTCCCGCCCGGATGCGCCGCGCTGGATGCTGGTGGACGTGCAGGTGCTGGAGAAGACGCGCAACCTCACGCTGCCCGAGATGCGCGGCATTCCCGAGCTGGCCGACATGCTGGTGCTGAAGAAGGGCAACCGGCTGTCGATCACGCCCGTCGAACCCCAGCATTGGCGGCTGGTGACGAAACTGCTCGGCCCATAG
- the xseA gene encoding exodeoxyribonuclease VII large subunit — protein MTGPADPAFSPRIWQVGALCRAVADFLDARLNPVAVRGEVSGCSRPSSGHLYFSLKDPQGQLRCAMFRRAAGLLDFVPRDGDLVEVQGRLTVYEPRGDLQLVVESLRRAGQGAWYERFAQLKARLEAEGLFDADRKRPLPAMPRAIGLVTSTGAAALHDVATALRRRVPHIPVVLAPAPVQGPQAAGELVRALEALYVEAAAGRIDVILLVRGGGSIEDLWSFNEEALARAVVRSPVPLVCGVGHETDFTIADFCADLRAPTPTAAAELVTRPRADWLQDLQGTDERLRAAVMRRLDTAAQRLDQASGRLGRPSSRLAQQQRALGQLGDRLRHAVRLRLERARSELAARDSRHAAALPRELQRQHERLHRADLRLQLLDPRLVLQRGYALLTDEDGHVVCRAAQTRTGQVLRATLSEGEVDLAVVQPRLL, from the coding sequence ATGACCGGCCCGGCCGACCCAGCGTTTTCGCCGCGGATCTGGCAAGTCGGCGCGCTGTGCCGCGCCGTTGCGGACTTCCTGGACGCGCGACTCAATCCGGTGGCGGTCCGCGGCGAGGTTTCGGGCTGCTCGCGCCCGTCCAGCGGGCATCTGTACTTCTCGCTCAAGGATCCGCAGGGTCAGCTGCGTTGCGCCATGTTCCGCCGGGCGGCCGGCCTGCTCGATTTCGTGCCGCGCGACGGCGACCTGGTCGAGGTGCAGGGCCGGCTGACGGTCTACGAGCCGCGCGGGGACCTGCAGCTGGTGGTCGAAAGCCTGCGGCGGGCAGGGCAGGGCGCCTGGTACGAGCGCTTCGCCCAGCTCAAGGCCCGGCTGGAAGCCGAAGGCCTGTTCGATGCCGACCGCAAGAGGCCCCTGCCGGCGATGCCGCGCGCGATCGGCCTGGTCACTTCCACCGGCGCCGCCGCGCTGCACGACGTGGCCACCGCCTTGCGGCGGCGCGTGCCGCACATCCCGGTGGTGCTGGCGCCCGCGCCGGTGCAGGGGCCTCAGGCCGCGGGCGAGCTCGTCCGTGCGCTCGAGGCGCTGTACGTCGAAGCGGCGGCGGGCCGCATCGACGTGATCCTGCTGGTGCGCGGCGGCGGCTCGATCGAGGACCTGTGGTCCTTCAACGAGGAAGCGCTGGCCCGTGCGGTGGTGCGCAGTCCGGTGCCGCTGGTGTGCGGCGTCGGCCACGAGACCGACTTCACCATCGCCGACTTCTGCGCCGACCTGCGCGCGCCGACCCCGACCGCCGCCGCCGAGCTGGTGACCCGGCCGCGTGCGGACTGGCTGCAGGACCTGCAAGGCACGGACGAGCGCCTGCGGGCCGCCGTCATGCGCCGGCTGGACACGGCCGCGCAGCGGCTGGACCAGGCCAGCGGACGCCTGGGCCGGCCCTCGTCGCGGCTCGCCCAGCAGCAGCGCGCCCTCGGCCAGCTCGGCGACCGGCTGCGCCATGCGGTGCGGCTGCGGCTCGAACGGGCGCGCTCGGAACTGGCCGCACGCGACAGCCGCCACGCGGCCGCGCTGCCCCGCGAGTTGCAGCGCCAGCACGAGCGCCTGCACCGCGCCGACCTGCGGCTGCAACTGCTGGACCCGCGGCTGGTGCTGCAGCGCGGCTATGCGCTGCTGACCGACGAGGACGGGCACGTGGTTTGCCGGGCGGCGCAGACCCGCACCGGCCAGGTGCTGCGGGCAACCCTGTCGGAAGGAGAGGTTGATCTGGCGGTGGTCCAGCCGAGGTTGCTTTAG
- a CDS encoding superoxide dismutase: protein MEHTLPPLPYPIDSLAPHYSKETLEYHHGKHHNAYVVNLNNLQKGTEFEKMELEDIVKKSSGGIYNNAAQVWNHTFFWNCMKPNGGGEPTGALAQAIQSKWGSYAAFREAFVKSAVGNFGSGWTWLVKKPDGSVDIVNTGAAGTPLTTADKAVLTVDVWEHAYYIDYRNLRQKFVETFLDKLANWEFAQKNFA, encoded by the coding sequence ATGGAACACACCCTGCCCCCGCTCCCGTACCCGATCGATTCGCTGGCGCCGCACTATTCCAAGGAAACCCTGGAGTACCACCACGGCAAGCACCACAACGCCTACGTGGTGAACCTGAACAACCTGCAGAAGGGCACCGAGTTCGAGAAGATGGAACTGGAAGACATCGTCAAGAAGTCCTCCGGCGGCATCTACAACAACGCGGCCCAGGTCTGGAACCACACGTTCTTCTGGAACTGCATGAAGCCCAACGGCGGCGGCGAGCCCACCGGTGCGCTGGCGCAGGCGATCCAGTCCAAGTGGGGCAGCTACGCGGCGTTCCGCGAAGCCTTCGTCAAGTCCGCCGTCGGCAACTTCGGCTCCGGCTGGACCTGGCTGGTCAAGAAGCCGGACGGCAGCGTCGACATCGTCAACACCGGCGCCGCCGGCACCCCGCTGACCACGGCCGACAAGGCGGTGCTGACGGTGGACGTCTGGGAGCACGCCTACTACATCGACTACCGCAACCTGCGCCAGAAGTTCGTCGAGACCTTCCTGGACAAGCTGGCGAACTGGGAGTTCGCGCAGAAGAACTTCGCGTAA
- the clpS gene encoding ATP-dependent Clp protease adapter ClpS: MNFMASKPPVPAPVAPRAQPTEDDGGSVVLERRTQKTKPPQMYQVVMLNDDYTPMEFVVVVIQEFFNKDRETATQIMLKIHLDGKGICGVYSRDVAATKVEQVQEAARQAGHPLQCVSEPVE, from the coding sequence ATGAATTTCATGGCCAGCAAACCACCCGTGCCCGCACCGGTCGCGCCCCGCGCGCAGCCGACGGAGGACGACGGCGGCTCCGTGGTGCTCGAGAGGCGGACCCAGAAGACGAAGCCGCCCCAGATGTACCAGGTCGTCATGCTCAACGACGACTACACCCCGATGGAGTTCGTGGTCGTGGTGATCCAGGAGTTCTTCAACAAGGACCGCGAGACGGCAACCCAGATCATGCTCAAGATCCACCTCGACGGAAAAGGCATCTGCGGGGTCTATTCCCGCGACGTCGCTGCCACCAAGGTGGAGCAGGTCCAGGAAGCCGCCCGCCAGGCAGGCCACCCGCTGCAGTGCGTGAGTGAACCTGTCGAGTAA
- a CDS encoding MotA/TolQ/ExbB proton channel family protein: MFSIIQAAGWPIWPLVACSILALALVIERFLSLKTARVAPPRLLDEAISVSRAAVPAPDVVTQLEQNSALGEVLASGFRALNSDPRCTESDLRATMEGAGRAVAHRLERYLSALATIASAAPLLGLLGTVIGMIEIFGSQAPSGGAPGGNPAQLAHGISIALYNTAFGLIIAIPALIFWRYFRARVDAYLLTLELASERFVRHLLALRRA, encoded by the coding sequence TTGTTTTCGATCATACAAGCCGCAGGCTGGCCGATCTGGCCGCTGGTTGCCTGCTCCATCCTTGCCCTGGCCCTGGTCATCGAGCGCTTCCTCAGCCTCAAGACCGCCCGGGTGGCGCCTCCCCGGTTGCTGGACGAGGCCATCTCGGTTTCGCGGGCGGCGGTCCCCGCACCGGACGTCGTCACCCAGCTCGAGCAGAACTCCGCCCTCGGTGAAGTGCTGGCCAGCGGCTTTCGCGCGCTCAACAGCGACCCGCGCTGTACCGAATCGGACCTGCGCGCCACCATGGAAGGCGCCGGCCGCGCCGTCGCCCACCGGCTGGAGCGCTACCTGAGCGCGCTGGCCACCATCGCCTCGGCGGCGCCGCTGCTCGGCCTGCTGGGCACGGTGATCGGCATGATCGAGATCTTCGGCTCGCAGGCGCCCAGCGGCGGCGCGCCCGGGGGCAACCCGGCGCAGCTGGCGCACGGCATCTCGATTGCGCTCTACAACACGGCCTTCGGCCTGATCATCGCGATCCCGGCGCTGATCTTCTGGCGCTACTTCCGCGCCCGCGTCGATGCCTACCTGCTCACGCTGGAACTGGCGTCCGAGCGCTTCGTGCGCCACCTGCTGGCCCTGCGGCGCGCATGA
- a CDS encoding ExbD/TolR family protein, whose translation MNFRGRTREEPEINLIPFIDVLLVVLIFLMLSTTYSKFTELQLRLPVADADAQRDYPREVIVGVASDGRYTVNREAVSGRSPDVLAQALSEAAKAGRESVIIISADATAPHQSVITVLEAARRSGLQQITFAAQSSAQAGGR comes from the coding sequence ATGAACTTCCGCGGCCGCACCCGGGAAGAGCCGGAGATCAACCTGATCCCGTTCATCGACGTGCTGCTGGTGGTGCTGATCTTCCTGATGCTGTCCACCACCTACAGCAAGTTCACCGAGCTGCAATTGCGCCTGCCGGTGGCCGACGCCGACGCCCAGCGCGACTACCCGCGCGAGGTGATCGTCGGGGTGGCCAGCGACGGCCGCTACACCGTCAATCGCGAGGCGGTCAGCGGCCGCAGCCCCGACGTGCTGGCGCAGGCGCTGTCCGAAGCCGCCAAGGCCGGGCGCGAGAGCGTCATCATCATCAGCGCCGACGCCACTGCGCCGCACCAGTCGGTGATCACCGTGCTGGAAGCGGCACGCCGCTCCGGCCTGCAGCAGATCACCTTCGCGGCGCAGTCGTCGGCGCAGGCCGGCGGACGCTGA
- the clpA gene encoding ATP-dependent Clp protease ATP-binding subunit ClpA, giving the protein MIAQELEVSLHMAFVEARQQRHEFITVEHLLLALLDNPSAAEVLRACSANIDDLRKSLSNFIKDNTPQVAGTDDVDTQPTLGFQRVIQRAIMHVQSTGNGKKEVTGANVLVAIFGEKDSHAVYYLHQQGVTRLDVVNFIAHGIKKSDPPEPAKSGESSGADGEEGGEKNEKASPLEQFTVNLNQQAKDGKIDPLIGREYEVERVIQILCRRRKNNPLLVGEAGVGKTAIAEGLAWRIVQKDVPEILADSNVYSLDMGALLAGTKYRGDFEQRLKGVLKSLKDKPNAILFIDEIHTLIGAGAASGGTLDASNLLKPALSSGQLKCIGATTFTEYRGIFEKDAALSRRFQKVDVVEPTVEQTIEILKGLKSRFEEHHSVKYAANALQAAAELSAKYINDRHLPDKAIDVIDEAGAAQRILPAGKRKKTISKAEVEEIVAKIARIPPANVSNDDRGKLQNLERDLKSVVFGQDKALEVLAGAVKMARSGLGKGDKPIGSFLFSGPTGVGKTEAAKQLAYIMGIELIRFDMSEYMERHAVSRLIGAPPGYVGFDQGGLLTEAITKKPHAVLLLDEIEKAHPDIFNVLLQVMDHGTLTDNNGRKADFRNVIIIMTTNAGAETMNKAAIGFTNPREAGDEMADIKRLFTPEFRNRLDAIVSFKALDEQVILRVVDKFLLVLEQQLSEKKVDVTFTDKLRKHLAKKGFDPLMGARPMQRLIQDTIRRALADELLFGRLTEGGRLTVDLDDKDEVLLDIQPLPKKEGRAKPEPEEISSE; this is encoded by the coding sequence ATGATTGCCCAGGAATTGGAAGTCAGCCTCCACATGGCGTTCGTGGAGGCGCGGCAGCAGCGCCACGAGTTCATCACCGTGGAACACCTGCTGCTGGCCCTGCTGGACAACCCCAGCGCGGCCGAGGTGCTCCGGGCTTGCTCGGCCAACATCGACGACCTGCGCAAGTCGCTGTCCAACTTCATCAAGGACAACACGCCGCAGGTCGCCGGCACCGACGACGTGGATACCCAGCCGACGCTGGGCTTCCAGCGCGTGATCCAGCGCGCGATCATGCACGTGCAGTCCACCGGCAACGGCAAGAAGGAAGTCACCGGCGCCAACGTGCTGGTGGCCATCTTCGGCGAGAAGGATTCGCACGCCGTGTACTACCTGCACCAGCAGGGCGTCACGCGGCTGGACGTGGTCAACTTCATCGCCCACGGCATCAAGAAGAGCGACCCGCCCGAGCCCGCCAAGAGCGGCGAGTCGTCGGGCGCCGACGGCGAGGAAGGCGGCGAGAAGAACGAGAAGGCCTCGCCGCTGGAGCAGTTCACCGTCAACCTCAACCAGCAGGCCAAGGACGGCAAGATCGACCCGCTGATCGGCCGCGAGTACGAGGTCGAGCGCGTCATCCAGATCCTGTGCCGCCGGCGCAAGAACAACCCGCTGCTGGTGGGCGAGGCCGGCGTCGGCAAGACGGCCATCGCCGAGGGCCTGGCCTGGCGCATCGTCCAGAAGGACGTGCCCGAGATCCTGGCCGATTCCAACGTCTACTCGCTCGACATGGGCGCGCTGCTGGCGGGCACCAAGTACCGCGGCGATTTCGAGCAGCGCCTCAAGGGCGTTCTCAAGTCGCTCAAGGACAAGCCCAACGCCATCCTGTTCATCGACGAGATCCACACCCTGATCGGGGCCGGCGCGGCCTCGGGCGGCACGCTGGACGCGTCCAACCTGCTCAAGCCGGCGCTCTCGAGCGGCCAGCTCAAGTGCATCGGCGCGACCACCTTCACCGAGTACCGCGGCATCTTCGAGAAGGACGCGGCCCTGTCGCGGCGCTTCCAGAAGGTCGACGTGGTCGAGCCGACCGTCGAGCAGACCATTGAGATCCTCAAGGGCCTGAAGTCGCGCTTCGAGGAGCACCACAGCGTCAAGTACGCGGCCAACGCCCTGCAGGCGGCGGCCGAGCTGTCGGCCAAGTACATCAACGACCGGCACCTGCCCGACAAGGCCATCGACGTGATCGACGAGGCCGGCGCGGCCCAGCGCATCCTGCCCGCGGGCAAGCGCAAGAAGACGATCTCCAAGGCCGAGGTCGAGGAGATCGTGGCCAAGATCGCCCGCATCCCGCCGGCCAACGTGTCCAACGACGACCGCGGCAAGCTGCAGAACCTCGAGCGCGACCTCAAGTCCGTGGTGTTCGGCCAGGACAAGGCCCTCGAGGTGCTGGCGGGCGCCGTCAAGATGGCGCGCTCGGGCCTGGGCAAGGGCGACAAGCCGATCGGCTCGTTCCTGTTCTCCGGCCCCACCGGGGTCGGCAAGACCGAGGCGGCCAAGCAGCTGGCCTACATCATGGGCATCGAGCTGATCCGCTTCGACATGTCCGAGTACATGGAGCGGCACGCGGTGTCGCGCCTGATCGGTGCGCCCCCGGGCTATGTCGGCTTCGACCAGGGCGGCCTGCTGACCGAGGCCATTACCAAGAAGCCGCACGCGGTGCTGCTGCTCGACGAGATCGAGAAAGCGCACCCCGACATCTTCAACGTGCTGCTGCAGGTGATGGACCATGGCACGCTGACCGACAACAACGGGCGCAAGGCCGACTTCCGCAACGTGATCATCATCATGACCACCAACGCGGGGGCCGAGACCATGAACAAGGCGGCGATCGGCTTCACCAACCCGCGCGAGGCGGGCGACGAGATGGCCGACATCAAGCGCCTGTTCACGCCGGAGTTCCGCAACCGCCTGGACGCCATCGTCAGCTTCAAGGCGCTGGACGAGCAGGTCATCCTGCGCGTGGTCGACAAGTTCCTGCTGGTGCTGGAGCAGCAGTTGTCCGAGAAGAAGGTCGATGTCACCTTCACCGACAAGCTGCGCAAGCACCTGGCCAAGAAGGGCTTCGACCCGCTGATGGGCGCGCGGCCGATGCAGCGCCTGATCCAGGACACGATCCGGCGCGCGCTGGCCGACGAACTGCTGTTCGGCCGGCTGACCGAAGGCGGGCGCCTGACGGTGGACCTGGACGACAAGGACGAGGTCCTGCTCGACATCCAGCCGCTGCCGAAGAAGGAGGGCAGGGCCAAGCCGGAACCGGAAGAGATCTCTTCCGAGTAA
- a CDS encoding cold-shock protein gives MATGTVKWFNDAKGFGFIEPDGGGSDVFAHFSAIAMEGFKTLKQGSRVSFEITEGPKGQLAQNIQTEAQPNGAGPAAEDERPPRQSKVRAPQFHASGQRADLPAE, from the coding sequence ATGGCGACCGGTACTGTCAAGTGGTTCAACGATGCGAAGGGATTCGGGTTCATAGAGCCCGACGGCGGCGGCTCGGACGTGTTCGCCCATTTCTCGGCCATTGCGATGGAGGGGTTCAAGACCCTCAAGCAGGGCTCGCGCGTGAGTTTCGAGATCACCGAGGGCCCGAAAGGCCAGCTCGCGCAGAACATCCAGACCGAGGCCCAGCCCAACGGCGCCGGCCCGGCAGCCGAAGACGAGAGGCCGCCGCGGCAGTCCAAGGTGCGGGCGCCGCAGTTCCATGCTTCCGGGCAGCGGGCGGATCTTCCGGCCGAGTAG
- the icd gene encoding NADP-dependent isocitrate dehydrogenase — protein sequence MYQHIKVPSQGQKITVNADTSLNVPDQPIIPYIEGDGTGMDITPVMLKVVDAAVAKAYGGKRKIHWMEVYAGEKSTKVYGPDVWLPEETLHAVRDYVVSIKGPLTTPVGGGIRSLNVALRQELDLYVCLRPIQYFKGVPSPLKEPEKTNMVIFRENSEDIYAGIEYEAQSDKAQKVIKFLIEEMGVTKIRFPGTSGIGIKPVSIEGTERLVRKAIQYAIDNDKPSVTLVHKGNIMKFTEGGFRDWGYALAKKEFGAVEVDGGPWCKFKNPKTGKDITIKDSIADAFLQQILLRPAEYSVIATLNLNGDYVSDALAAQVGGIGIAPGANLSDTVAMFEATHGTAPKYAGKDYVNPGSEILSAEMMLRHMGWTEAADLIISSMEKAILSKKVTYDFARLMDGATQVSCSGFGQVMIDQM from the coding sequence ATGTACCAGCACATCAAGGTGCCCAGCCAGGGCCAGAAGATCACCGTCAACGCCGACACTTCGCTGAACGTGCCGGACCAGCCGATCATTCCCTACATCGAGGGCGACGGCACGGGGATGGACATCACGCCGGTCATGCTCAAGGTGGTCGACGCCGCGGTCGCCAAGGCCTACGGCGGTAAGCGCAAGATCCACTGGATGGAGGTCTATGCCGGCGAGAAATCGACCAAGGTCTATGGCCCCGACGTCTGGCTGCCCGAGGAGACGCTGCACGCCGTGCGCGACTACGTCGTCTCGATCAAGGGCCCGCTGACCACGCCCGTGGGCGGCGGCATCCGCTCGCTGAACGTGGCGCTGCGCCAGGAGCTGGACCTGTACGTCTGCCTGCGCCCGATCCAGTACTTCAAGGGCGTTCCCTCGCCGCTGAAGGAGCCGGAGAAGACCAACATGGTCATCTTCCGCGAGAACTCCGAGGACATCTACGCCGGCATCGAGTACGAGGCCCAGTCCGACAAGGCGCAGAAGGTCATCAAGTTCCTGATCGAGGAGATGGGCGTCACCAAGATCCGCTTCCCCGGGACGTCCGGCATCGGCATCAAGCCGGTCTCGATCGAGGGCACCGAGCGCCTGGTGCGCAAGGCCATCCAGTACGCCATCGACAACGACAAGCCCAGCGTCACGCTGGTGCACAAGGGCAACATCATGAAGTTCACGGAAGGGGGCTTTCGTGACTGGGGCTATGCGCTGGCCAAGAAGGAATTCGGCGCGGTCGAGGTCGACGGCGGCCCGTGGTGCAAGTTCAAGAACCCGAAGACGGGCAAGGACATCACCATCAAGGATTCCATCGCCGACGCCTTCCTGCAGCAGATCCTGCTGCGCCCGGCGGAATACAGCGTGATCGCCACGCTCAACCTCAACGGCGACTACGTCTCCGACGCGCTGGCGGCCCAGGTGGGCGGCATCGGCATCGCCCCGGGCGCCAACCTCAGCGATACGGTCGCCATGTTCGAGGCCACCCACGGCACCGCGCCGAAGTACGCCGGCAAGGACTACGTCAACCCCGGCTCCGAGATCCTGTCGGCCGAGATGATGCTGCGCCACATGGGCTGGACCGAGGCCGCCGACCTGATCATCAGCTCGATGGAAAAAGCCATCCTGTCCAAGAAGGTGACCTACGACTTCGCCCGCCTGATGGACGGCGCCACCCAGGTGTCCTGCTCCGGCTTCGGCCAGGTCATGATCGACCAGATGTGA
- a CDS encoding SGNH/GDSL hydrolase family protein, translated as MNRREAASLLGSLLLAACGGGSGLDATPEASGSASLRTPPTPDLALWGDSMVPPLARALSQLQPGRQVFDGGVDGETSMQVLERLRAAQPALRDRITIFWFGHNNFRQSGPAAAARIKSDLAAAVASLAPGNDDFVVLALVNDAGAAPAGTAEHDAVVRLNQDLAAAYPLHFLDIRRFMVDQADPATAQGASDLRNDVPASTLRADSIHLNGFGADVLARRIQVLLQDFGW; from the coding sequence ATGAACCGCAGAGAAGCGGCCAGTCTGCTGGGGTCGCTGCTGCTGGCCGCATGCGGAGGCGGATCCGGACTCGATGCCACCCCCGAGGCGTCGGGTTCGGCGAGCCTGCGCACACCACCCACCCCCGATCTGGCCTTGTGGGGCGACTCCATGGTGCCGCCGCTGGCGCGCGCGCTGAGCCAGTTGCAGCCGGGGCGGCAGGTGTTCGACGGCGGCGTCGACGGCGAGACGTCCATGCAAGTGCTGGAGCGGCTGAGGGCGGCGCAGCCGGCGTTGCGCGACCGGATCACGATCTTCTGGTTCGGCCACAACAACTTCCGCCAGTCGGGCCCAGCGGCCGCCGCCCGGATCAAGTCGGACCTCGCGGCGGCGGTTGCCAGCCTGGCTCCCGGCAACGACGACTTCGTGGTGCTCGCGCTGGTGAACGACGCCGGCGCCGCACCGGCCGGCACGGCCGAACACGACGCCGTCGTCCGTCTCAACCAGGACCTGGCGGCTGCGTACCCGCTTCACTTCCTGGACATCCGCCGCTTCATGGTGGACCAGGCCGATCCCGCGACGGCGCAAGGCGCGAGCGACCTGCGCAACGACGTTCCGGCGTCCACCCTGCGCGCCGACAGCATCCACCTGAATGGCTTCGGCGCCGACGTGCTGGCCCGGCGCATCCAGGTGCTGCTGCAGGACTTCGGCTGGTAG